In one Canis lupus dingo isolate Sandy chromosome 16, ASM325472v2, whole genome shotgun sequence genomic region, the following are encoded:
- the LOC112676069 gene encoding uncharacterized protein LOC112676069 has translation MQEMALGRDRRAQASEDRALSHAGVPGKPCRTRGPGLPRGVSKANPAPRAPATWWSCLPQACSLRRGWHAASLWGAQAQRGDHQRLSWGSGAPSSAWSLPTCPLSPPAGVRGLGASGLSLPSLHTVALGSSKAGGLGLCVLPGLARSRPGPPPSLLWLWAASLQRGPWGCPSTDSNIPSPTGRGPPGPGALTGRPDHLLCPRVQVPPDWGVRCSPPPLLWVPGVGQREGWGGMEKVSLRGPSASHQACTPSTALLRSFPEGALDLYPVTGIADVWGEGAAHPTAPSLPSWRGKALLQEPESLTVSSTAGPRHCYPSIYDAPIPRGERGHPMNCPLDTTSHHGGCNPLTPTRLEPWGPSALCVGPRAAPREVPAPAGTS, from the coding sequence ATGCAGGagatggccctggggagggacaggcGGGCACAGGCATCAGAAGACAGGGCTCTGTCacatgcaggtgtcccggggaagCCCTGCAGGACACGGGGCCCTGGCCTCCCCCGCGGGGTGTCAAAGGCCAATCCTGCTCCTCGTGCCCCTGCCACCTGGTGGTCCTGCCTGCCACAGGCCTGCTCCCTGAGGAGGGGCTGGCACGCagcctctctgtggggagcccaggcccagcGGGGTGACCATCAGCGTCTCTCCTGGGGAAgcggggctccctcctcagcctggtccctgcccacctgccccttgAGTCCACCGGCAGGCGTCCGGGGACTGGGGGCGTCTGGCCTGTCATTGCCCTCACTGCACACTGTCGCTCTGGGAAGCTCCAAGGCAGGAGGGCTCGGGCTCTGTGTCCTGCCAGGCCTTGCCAGGAGCCGCCCAGGACCGCCACCTTCCCTCCTGTGGCTCTGGGCTGCCTCCCtccagaggggcccctgggggtgtCCTTCCACTGACTCTAATATCCCATCTCCCACAGGGCGAGGGCCGCCTGGTCCGGGAGCCCTCACCGGCCGTCCTGATCACCTGCTGTGCCCCCGGGTGCAGGTGCCACCAGATTGGGGAGTAcgatgctccccaccccctctgctctgggtcccaggtgtggggcagagagagggttgGGGGGGCATGGAGAAGGTCTCCCTGAGGGGTCCCAGTGCCTCCCACCAAGCCTGCACCCCATCCACCGCTCTCCTTCGCTCTTTTCCCGAAGGGGCCTTAGACCTTTACCCTGTCACGGGAATTGCCGATGTGTGGGGTGAGGGTGCAGcccaccccacagccccctcgctgccctcctggagagggaaggccctCCTGCAGGAGCCGGAGTCACTCACAGTTTCCAGCACTGCAGGACCACGTCATTGTTACCCCAGCATCTACGATGCACCCATACCTAGAGGAGAGCGGGGGCATCCCATGAATTGTCCTCTGGACACGACCTCTCATCATGGGGGCTGTAACCCTCTGACCCCGACTAGGCTGGAGCCCTGGGGGCCATCAGCTCTGTGCGTGGGGCCACGCGCAGCTCCCAGAGAAGTGCCCGCACCTGCTGGGACCTCCTGA